The genomic segment CATGTTTGACATGTTCCCTAAGGAAGAGGTTGTGgggttttgctttgctttcctgTGTCTTCAGAGTCCCGGGGAGCTCTTCCTGCGGAGATCCGGGGCTGCGGGGAGCTGGGAAGCGCTGCCTCCCGGCTCCTGCTGGGACCCATCAGCCCCGCCGCTGGCCCGCGCTCGGCCGGGAGGCACCGGGGTCCCGCAGGGCAGCCCCGACCCGGTGCCTGGGCGACCTGCCGCGGTGGCTCCGTCGGGCCGGGCGGAAGCGCGGGAGCGCAGGGCTGGGCAGGCCCGGGCGTGGCGGCCCTGGCGCACCTGGACGAGCCGGCAGGTGGGAGCGTCGCAGCCCCGGGGCCCCCGCCCTCGCGCGGGGGAGGAGCGGGCGGCGCGGGGCGGGCGCGGCGGGGGCCGGGGCGCTGGGAGCCCGTTGGGCCGCGAACGCAGCCGCCACGCCGGGGCCGCGGAGATCGGGTGCCCGGGATGAGCCTCATCCGGAAAAAGGGCTTCTACAAGCAGGACGTCAACAAGACCGTCTGGGAGCTGCCCAAGACCTACGTGTCCCCGACGCACGTCGGCAGCGGGGCCTATGGCGCCGTGTGGTGAGACCCTCGGGCCAATGGGGCGCGAggggcgcggggggcgcgggAGGCGCGGGGGGCGCGGCGGGAGGCGGGGCGGGCGCCGTGGGCTCCCCTTTCCGTCCCGGCCGCCCTGGGCGGGCCCCTCGCCAGCGCCGCTTGTACCGAGAATCTCAAGGCCCAGCGCCCTCCCCGGGGCGGCCCAGCCGCCATCTCCCTTTTCTCACCGGGCGGCTGTGTGAGGTCTCTGTGGGTTGAGTTGGGACTGGGCCTGGCTCTCCAGGACTGTACCCCTGCAAGGCCCTGGAGTACATCGGGCAGATCCTCCGTGTTGCAGACGAGTACACTGAGGCCCCAAGATGGAGAGGTGGCTCGCCAAGTGGCAGGGAGACTGAGCCTCCCGCCCGTCCGGGGAGATCCTGTCGCGAGGAGACGTTGCTGCCCCCAGCGTTGTGTCCCTCTCTCGGCTCCTGCCTGGcttcccaccccctgccctgCGCCCCGCGGCTCCCCCATATTCTAGGTGGCGGGCGTCGTCCCCCTCCCAGCCCAGCTGCCCAGCGGGAGGGGTGAGAGCGGCCTGGGAGATATTGCCCAGGAGGAGAGCCTCGCCTGCTGACCTGCCTGTGCCCGACAGCTCGGCCATCGACAAGCGGTCAGGGGAGAAGGTGGCCATCAAGAAGCTGAGCCGGCCCTTCCAGTCCGAGATCTTCGCCAAGCGCGCCTACCGGGAGCTGCAGCTGCTGAAGCACATGCAGCATGAGAACGTAGGCGGCGGCGGCAgcctgggggaggggggcgggggctGCCCTGGGGAGTCAGGGGCGGCGCAGGCGGGGCCTCCCGGTACAGAGAGCGGAGAGGGAGAGTTCGGGACAGTCTCCTGCCTGCTCCCCTGATGGTGCCTCTCACCTCAGTATTGAAAGGAGAGGGTGCCGGGACCTGCCCTGCTCACTTTCCAGGAAGGGGTCAAAGGGTATTTCTGGCAGAATGCACTTTGTGAGGTACAGACTGTCTCATCCTCCCGATGAAATGGGCACAGGAGAACTTTGTAATTGGTTCCCTGTCTGAGAGCTCGTGGCCAGCTGGGACTAGAATCCTGGTTAGTGTCGTGTCCATCTGACCCtgataacaacaacagcaatggACACATAGCGCTTCCTGTGATCTAAGAGCTCTGCATACACGAACTTGTCTAGTCCTGGTGATGTAGGAATACTATTGCTTCCTtgtcacagatggggaaactaaaGCCCAGCAAGGCTCACAGGTTAGGTGGTTAAGTCAGTACCAGAGCTGGGGTTTCAATCTAGGCAGCATGGCTCCGGCTCTGAGCATATGACTATCATGTCTGATAGAAGCAGCTGGGAAAACCAGGGAcccagctcagggcctggcaGCCAGGCTTTGCTCCAGGATACCTAGATCGGAGGGCAGACATTACAAAGACTGATTTCAAAATGTTATGTACATTTTAAGCCCATCCCTTTCCAGCAAACCCCTTCCTTCTGGCCTCCAGCCAGGGCGACCTTGCCATTGGCTCTGAACGAGCCCTGTGGCAGGCAAGGATGGATGTGGCTGTAGACCCAAGGTCAGGGGCAGGGAGTTTGCTGGCTGGAAAGCCTCTTCCCTGTtccctcctttttcccttccACCCTCCCTTCAGGCTTTCCCGCTGCCTATGTGAGTTGAGAGTGGGTCTCATTGCTTGCCCTGAATACCAGACTTGAGATCAATGAGCACACCTCATTCTTCTCCGCACCTTCCCTTCGCTCCAGCTGGACTCTCTGTCGCCATTTATTGCAAACTCCTTCCAAATCCAGGGGATTCCTCTAGGCCTCTGCCCTTTTTACTGCTTCCAAGAAGGTTGGAGACCTGCCTCCTGCTGGAGGTGGTGTATTAGGAAAGAGGGAATGGCCCTGTgcatggcctgagcccaggaggcggtggGAGGAGAAGGTAGCATCTCTCTAGCCCTCATAGGTGACTTCTTCCCCAGGTCATTGGGCTCCTGGATGTCTTCACCCCAGCATCCTCCCTGCGCAACTTCCACGACTTGTGAGTTGAGCTGCACTGGTTTTGGGGGCATCAGCGGGGCTGGGGAGCAAGGTGGGGGTAGGTCCAGGGTCTCTGTTTCGGGTGTGGTAGGGAGAGCCTCCTTCCCTGCCAGTCCTGTGCCTTTGCCTGTCAAGTGTGATTCTCTCTGGAAAGATGGTTTTAGCCAAAGGCAGACAGGAAAAGGCAGGAAGGACTTTGTGGGGTGCTTGACTGGCAGGGAGCAGTCCACACAGCTACTTTGCTTTTTACCTAGACTTAACAAGGAAGACACATCTGCCAGTCCTCACAGGGTTAGCACCAACTTGCCTTTCCTGGGGACACAGACGCAAGTCTGGACCTTGGAACTCTTTCTAGCATGAAGCAAGGATTAAGAAGCCTTGGCTGCCTCTAGCCGATGGGTGTGTTTGAGAGAATGTCACAGAACCAGAACATTCAGTTGCAAAATGTATAGCTTTGCCTGTGCAGTGTCTGAATGAGACTGGACTATTTGGACAAGATGGAGAAGTCAGTGTGGCGAGTGGAGGCCAGCAGCTGGCTTGGCCAGGCTGAGTCTAGACTGATCCTAGACCTGGGGATTTTGAGCAGGGAGGTGATGTGTTCAGATGGGATTTGGGGGGTGCACTTGGGTAGCAGCAAGAAAGGAGTAGGAAGCAGCTCTGGGGCAGAGGGAGAGCCTGGAGGTCAGCATTGGTGACCCAGACCAGGATCTAAAGTAGAGGTGATGGGACACTGAGAGCAGACTTGAGGCCCCATTTGGGAGGCAGGGCCGACACAATGTTCAGTCTGTTGGGGTGCAGTAGCTGAGGGAGGTGGCAGAGGTGGGGGGATGTGCAGGTTCCTGCTTGGAATACAAAGTGGGGGAAGAACGAGTCTTGGGAGAAAGATAATGAGCTCCATTTAGACACTTTACTTTTAAAGAGTCTGTGAACATTCATTCCGATGCTTAATCACAGTCGCAAATAAATATGAACCTCAGGAAAAGAAGGCCTGGGCTAGGGATGCGGATTTGCGCTGGAATAATCACCTATGGGTGATAGCTGATGCCCGGGAACGGGTAATTGTAGAACGTGGTAAGATAGTGTTGATTCAGATATCAACACGAAAGAGAAGATCCAAGAGGATCCGCAGGTGGAAGAAGCTGAGGGGGCCTGATCGGAGGCAGAGGAGAGTCAGCAGAGAATTGAGAGGGAGTTTCCGGCTTGACCAAAGGTcagataagaagaaaagagagtcgTGGTATGTTTGTCGGGTATTCACTGGTGACCTTGAGCTGAGTGGTCTGGCAGTAGGAGGGAAGCAGAAACCGGGTTAACTCAGGACTGGGAGTTAAGGCAGTGAGTGAGTCCAGGAGTGTGGACCACCCTTTCTAGAAGTttggtggtgagagagggagaaggggtgGTCAGTTGAAGAAGCAAAATAAAGGGAATGTGGTTGTAGCACAGAGAGGCTTCAGGAAGTTTGTCGCCAAGATGGAAGAACCAGTGCCTGAGTGGAGGTGAAAGACACAGCaggggaccaggcatggtgaggGCCCCGAGGGAGGTGTGTGGTCAGGCAGGAGAGGGCTGCCAACACCCAAAGTCTCCTGGAGATGCCTCCAGCATgtcctttacaaaaaaataaatctggccgggcgcggtggctcaagcctgtaatcccagcactttggggggctgaggcgggtggatcacgaggtcaagagatcgagaccatcctggtcaacatggtgaaaccccgtctctactaaaaaaatgctaaaaattagctgggcatggtggcatgtgcctgtaatcccagctactcaggaggctgaggcaggagaattgcctgaacccaggaggcggaggttgcggtgagccgagatcgcgccattgcactccagcctgggtaacaagagtgaaactccgtctcaaaaaaaaaaaaaaaaaaaaatctattttataattttttaaggtaactttttaaaaattttaaatttatgatattCTAGAGATAGGGCtgtgtcccccagactggagtgcagtggcacaaacactgcagcctccaactcctaggctgaagccatctcctgcctcagccccctgagtaggtgaacctataggtgtatgccaccatgtccagatttttttttttttttttttaaacagagtctcattctgttgccaggcaccaggctggagtgcagtggcacaatctcagctcactgcaacctccgcctcccatgttcaagcaattctcctgcctcagccacccgagtgactgggactacaggcgcacaccaccataaccaactaatttttgcatttttagtagagacgtggtttcaccatgttggccgggatgatctgcccgccttggcctcccaaagtgctgggattacaggcttgagccactgtgcccagcatttttttttttttttttttttttttaaatagagatggggtctcacaatgttactcatcctgacctcaaactcctggcctcaagtgatcctcccacctcagcctcctgagtagctgagactaatggcgcatgccaccacacctggctaattttttttttttttttgaaagatgaggtccaggccaggcacagtcgcTCACActtataatgccagcactttggggaggccaaggtgggcagatcacctaagatcaggagttcgagacctaaggtctggccaacatgataaaacccatctctactaagaatacaaaaaaaaaaaaaaaaaaaaaaaaaaaaaaaaaaaacccaggaggcagagattgcagtgagctgagattgctccactgcactgtagtctggacgacagagcaagacttcatctcaaagagagaaaaaaaagaaagaaagaaagatgaggtgcctgtgttgctcaagctggtcttgaactcttcacctcaagCTATTGTCCAGACACCatctcccaaagaactgggattggAGGTGGGAGCCATGGCCCCTGGCctatcttataatttttattagttgTCTTTATCCTGGACTTTGCTTTACTACATTGAGAAACGGTTACATTTTGCTGGCCTCATTCTGTTGTACAATCCCCTAGGAGGCTGCAATAGCCTCCCCGTCTCCCCCTTCCACCCTCCTGGAAACGGTTTCCTTCTTGGAAAGGTAGACATGTTGTTTGTTTGTGGGGGCATCTCAGCTGGGCATGAGGGATACAGTATTTGGACAGAAGCCGAAGGAAATACTGGCAGATTTTCTGACTCCTAGCTGTGGCTTCCCCTGGGGTGTGGAAGAGGGCAAGGAGAGAGTACCTTTGAAGAGCAGAAACAGTTCCATGCGACTTTCCAGAGCACGCTCCAACTTTCAGCTGGGCGGCTCGCCACGGGAGGCTGGGAGCCAGGAGCCCAAAGGCCCACGCAGTGGTCTGGCTGGCTGAGGTGGGGCTGGCTTTTGTACACTGGAGGGCGTCTCTTTGGCCCCCCTGTTCTGCCCTGAGGCCCCTCCTCTGAGCTCAGACCTGGGGCTGAGGTGAGACCTGGGACTGTTCCAAGAAGCCGTCATGCCTTCCAGCTACCTGGTGATGCCCTTCATGCAGTCGGATCTGCAGAAGATCATGGGGATGGAGTTCAGTGAGGATAAGATCCAGTACCTGGTGTATCAGATGCTCAAAGGCCTTAAGGTGGGTGGGGACTTGGAGGGTGGCAGAGGGGGTGTCGAGACCTGAGGTTTGGGGAGGCTGGAAGGGAGCGCACTGTTACAGGTCGGAGGTTTCCGAGCCAGCCTGAAGTGCCCGATGTGGCAGCCAGGCCATGGActcacccttctctctctcccatgcAGTACATCCACTCAGCTGGGGTCGTGCACAGGGTGAGTGCTTTCTCTGCCATGGTCCTCAGAGGCTCCATCCCATCCCCGGGTGGGGGACTCTCTGGAAGCCTCGGGCTGCCTCACCTCCACCCGCAGcctctcttccttgccttctccgTCTTTGTGCCTGGCCTCTGCCAGCCCTACCTGCCACCGGAGGCTCCTGCCCCTTCCTTCTTGATGGGCATCGTCTCCTGGGTGCTCTTTCTCCTTGAGCTGACTTCACTCTCCATGCTCTGTCTGAAGGGGGGTGGGAAGGAGTGGGAAAGGTGGAGGGGTAGGACGCTTCCCAGGAGCACAGAATGTGGAGATTTTCAGACCCAGCCATGGCCCAGGAAGGCCTGCTCCAAAGAGTCACTGTGTCCCAGGGGACTTCCTGGGGGAATTGCTGCAGACACAGTGAGCCCTGAGCTGAGTGTTTCAGGCTTCCAGAAGCAGGAACATTTTAGACCTGGATGGGCCCCAAGAGAACACCTAGTCCAACCCTtatttacacatgaggaaactgaggcccagaacgGGAAGGGGCTTGGCTGAAGTCACATCCCTGGGTGGTAGTGGAGCTAAGACCAGCTCCATCTCTGCCTCAGCCTAGCACGCACTCTCTGTCCCCCCCACCCCAGGACCTGAAGCCGGGCAACCTGGCTGTGAATGAGGATTGTGAACTGAAGGTGAGTGGGCCACAGGCTCAGCCCAGAGGCGGGATGGGCCCTCCCTGAGGGGAGCCTCTGGAAGCTGCTCCCAGAGCCTCCTCCCCTCTGCAAGTTCCTTTTCCATTTATCCCCTGAGCCATAGATCCTGGATTTTGGGCTGGCGCGGCCTGCAGATGTCGAGATGACTGGCTACGTGGTGACCCGCTGGTACCGGGCCCCTGAGGTGATCCTCAGCTGGATGCACTACAACCAGACTGGTCAGTGGTCAATGCCTGAGAGGGCGGTCCTGGGGCCATCTGGTCGCTCAGTGCTGACTGACTGCCGGGTCCCGGTCAGACAGCCCAGGTGACACTCTTCCTCCCTCTGCAGTGGACATCTGGTCTGTTGGCTGTATCATGGCGGAGATGCTGACAGGGAAAACTTTGTTCAAGGGGAAAGATTGTATCCTTTGCTGGAAAAGCCAGATTCCATCTAGGGATTCCTTCCTTCAGCAGACACTTTAaataactgtctttttttttttttttttttttttccttaatgtgaGAGTGATACATACTCCCTGTAGAATAATTTGTAAGTGCAGATAAGGCCAGAtgaggtggttcatgcccgtaatcccagcactttgggaggctgaggtgggaggatggtttgagcccaggagtttgagactagacatggcaacacagtgagaccctatctctaaaagtttttttttaattagccagatatggtggcatgcacctgtagtcccagctactagagaggctgaggtaggagggttgcttgagcctgggaggttgaggccacagtgagctatgattgtgccactgcactctagcctgggcgacagagggagacctaactcaaagaaaaagaaaaagaaaatgccgggtgggcgcggtggctcatgcctgtaatcccagcactttgggaggctgaggtgggcagatcacctgaggttaggagtttgagaccagcctggccaacatggtgaaaccctgtctctgccaaaaatcacaaaaattagccaggtgtggtggcacacacctgtaatcccagcgggctgaggcaggaaaatcacttgaactcaggaggtggaggttgcagtgagctaagatcatgccactgcactccagcctgggtgacagagtaagaccctgtttcaaaaggggaaaaaaaaaaaacgtggatAAGCAAAATGGTGAGAAATGAGTCACCTATAATTCTACCACTATGGAAAATACATGTTGGCACCATACACATGAActgagtgcctgtgtgtgcagGGCAGGCCTTTGGACAGAagacaaggaaacaaaaaagaatgatccACATGCATTTGTTGAGTAGGGACCCCCGCTCAGCCTGCCATGTTGGAAAGGCCTCTGGAGCCCTGAGCCCTGAAGAATGAGCCTCCTCCTGAGAGCTGGAGATGATTAGGCAGGGCTGGAGCCTGGACAACCCATTGCCACAGTGCccgggtggagtgatggtggggtCGCGGGAGGGGCAGTCTCAGACCCACAAGGAGAGCAAGGCTAAGCCTTAACCTGCCATCAAGACCTGGACCAGCTGACCCAGATCCTGAAAGTGACCGGGGTACCAGGCACAGAGTTCGTGCAGAAGCTGAAAGACAAAGCGGTGGGTGGTAAATGGGACCCAGGGTGGCCTGGGCTGTGTGCTTGGCTGACGTGGGCCTGGTGGACTGGAGGCCTTTGTGGAAGAAGGCTGGCCAGCACCTTCCCACAGCATCCTACCCTGCAGGAGCTCTTACCTTCATCTCACCATGGACCGTGACCTGAGCCTTCAGCCCTGCCCTGAGGCTTTTCTGAAATCCCTGCTCTACACGCTAAGGCCAGAGCCCTGAGGGATTTGATGCTTTTCTGTCTTCCAGGCCAAATCCTACATCCAGGCCCTGCCACAGAGCCCCAAGAAGGATTTCACTCAGCTCTTCCCACAGGCCAGCCCCCAGGGTGAGTCTCAGGGTCCCCTCCCCAGGGGCCTCTCAGCACACCCCCATGGGTGGGCTCTCACTGGCCTGGTGTGAGGCTCACAGCTCTGCCACTGCAGCCGTGGACCTGCTGGAGAAGATGCTGGAGCTGGACGTGGACAAGCGCCTGACGGCCGCTCAGGCCCTTGCCCATCCCTTCTTTGAACCCTTCCGGGACCCTGAGGAAGAGACAGAAGCCCAGCAGCCGTTTGATGATTCCTTAGAACACGAGAAACTCACAGTGGATGAATGGAAGCGTAAGAGCTGGGGCCTCGGGCTTCTTCGCCTCCACCCACAGACTCTCTTCCTTGCCTCCCCCATCTTTGTGCCTGGCCTCTGCCAGCCCTTCCTGCCACCTGAGGCTCCTGCCCCTTCCTTCTTGATGGGCATTGTCTCCTGTCTGCTTCTTTCTCCTTGATCTGACTTCGCTCTCGGTGCTCTGTCTGAAGGGGGGTGGACTTCTCGCCCTCAGCACCTCCTTGCCCACCTTAAACCATGCTGCCTTTCTCAGAGCACATCTACAAGGAGATTGTGAACTTCAGCCCCATTGCCCGGAAGGACTCGCGGCGCCGGAGTGGCATGAAGCTGTAGGGACTCATCTCGCACGGCACTGCCGGCCAGACACTACCCAAGGACCAGTATTTATTTGTCACGACCAAACTCAGCCCTTCTTGGAGTACAGGCTTTCAAGCAGAGGACAGAAGGAAGGGTCCTTCTCCTTGAGTGGGAAATGAGCCTAGTAGATGCAGAATTCAAATGTTGGTTGGGAGAAAATAGCTCTGATTCTAATGGGCCACATTAAACTGCCCATCTGGAGAATCGCCTGCAGTGGGGGGCCTTTCCTTTCTGCTGGAGTGGGGCTGAGCAGGTGCTGAGCCAGGCCAGGGGGCTGCTTCGGTTTCCTAGGGATGCTCTAACCAATtaccacacactgggtggcttGAAACAGCAGAACTTGATTccttcatggttctggaggctggaaatctggGCTGGAGGTGTTGGCAGGGCCGTGGTCCCTTTGAAGGCTCCAGGGAAGAATCCTTCCTCGGCTCTTTTTGGCTCATGGTGGCAGTGGGCAGAC from the Saimiri boliviensis isolate mSaiBol1 chromosome 4, mSaiBol1.pri, whole genome shotgun sequence genome contains:
- the MAPK13 gene encoding mitogen-activated protein kinase 13 isoform X4; the encoded protein is MSLIRKKGFYKQDVNKTVWELPKTYVSPTHVGSGAYGAVCSAIDKRSGEKVAIKKLSRPFQSEIFAKRAYRELQLLKHMQHENVIGLLDVFTPASSLRNFHDFYLVMPFMQSDLQKIMGMEFSEDKIQYLVYQMLKGLKDLKPGNLAVNEDCELKILDFGLARPADVEMTGYVVTRWYRAPEVILSWMHYNQTVDIWSVGCIMAEMLTGKTLFKGKDYLDQLTQILKVTGVPGTEFVQKLKDKAAKSYIQALPQSPKKDFTQLFPQASPQAVDLLEKMLELDVDKRLTAAQALAHPFFEPFRDPEEETEAQQPFDDSLEHEKLTVDEWKQHIYKEIVNFSPIARKDSRRRSGMKL
- the MAPK13 gene encoding mitogen-activated protein kinase 13 isoform X3; the protein is MSLIRKKGFYKQDVNKTVWELPKTYVSPTHVGSGAYGAVCSAIDKRSGEKVAIKKLSRPFQSEIFAKRAYRELQLLKHMQHENVIGLLDVFTPASSLRNFHDFYLVMPFMQSDLQKIMGMEFSEDKIQYLVYQMLKGLKYIHSAGVVHRDLKPGNLAVNEDCELKILDFGLARPADVEMTGYVVTRWYRAPEVILSWMHYNQTVDIWSVGCIMAEMLTGKTLFKGKDYLDQLTQILKVTGVPGTEFVQKLKDKAAKSYIQALPQSPKKDFTQLFPQASPQAVDLLEKMLELDVDKRLTAAQALAHPFFEPFRDPEEETEAQQPFDDSLEHEKLTVDEWKQHIYKEIVNFSPIARKDSRRRSGMKL
- the MAPK13 gene encoding mitogen-activated protein kinase 13 isoform X1 — its product is MSLIRKKGFYKQDVNKTVWELPKTYVSPTHVGSGAYGAVCSAIDKRSGEKVAIKKLSRPFQSEIFAKRAYRELQLLKHMQHENVIGLLDVFTPASSLRNFHDFYLVMPFMQSDLQKIMGMEFSEDKIQYLVYQMLKGLKYIHSAGVVHRDLKPGNLAVNEDCELKILDFGLARPADVEMTGYVVTRWYRAPEVILSWMHYNQTVDIWSVGCIMAEMLTGKTLFKGKDYLDQLTQILKVTGVPGTEFVQKLKDKAAKSYIQALPQSPKKDFTQLFPQASPQAVDLLEKMLELDVDKRLTAAQALAHPFFEPFRDPEEETEAQQPFDDSLEHEKLTVDEWKRKSWGLGLLRLHPQTLFLASPIFVPGLCQPFLPPEAPAPSFLMGIVSCLLLSP
- the MAPK13 gene encoding mitogen-activated protein kinase 13 isoform X2, whose translation is MSLIRKKGFYKQDVNKTVWELPKTYVSPTHVGSGAYGAVCSAIDKRSGEKVAIKKLSRPFQSEIFAKRAYRELQLLKHMQHENVIGLLDVFTPASSLRNFHDFYLVMPFMQSDLQKIMGMEFSEDKIQYLVYQMLKGLKDLKPGNLAVNEDCELKILDFGLARPADVEMTGYVVTRWYRAPEVILSWMHYNQTVDIWSVGCIMAEMLTGKTLFKGKDYLDQLTQILKVTGVPGTEFVQKLKDKAAKSYIQALPQSPKKDFTQLFPQASPQAVDLLEKMLELDVDKRLTAAQALAHPFFEPFRDPEEETEAQQPFDDSLEHEKLTVDEWKRKSWGLGLLRLHPQTLFLASPIFVPGLCQPFLPPEAPAPSFLMGIVSCLLLSP